DNA sequence from the Candidatus Thermoplasmatota archaeon genome:
TAATAAAACTTGCGGTATTTCTAAATTTTTAGTGACCACATTTGGATATGTGGACTCTGTTTTTTATTGCCAATTACTAGATATAGAATTTAAAAAGTTAACAGAAAAATCCTTGGAACTTCCGTTATAAAGAGAGAGATGGTCGATGGCACAGGATTACTTGGTAAAATCTATTCCTGTATACTCGCCGGAATGAGCGTCGATTTGAATTTCAACTAAGCTTTGGTCCTTTTCAAATGTTACCGACCAAATCAGCTTGTATTCTCCATACAGCGGTTTGCTTTTATCTAAAAAGTGGGTTGGTCTCTTGATAACTAATTCTGTGTGAATATATTCCGCCTCTTGGACTCTTTTCCTTAGAAGCTGCGGAAAATTATCTGATAAAGCCTTTTCTTTCGCTACTTTTATAGCCTCCTCTTTAGTTACAGTCGCTTTAGTATCGATATCTATCTCATGCCATACCTTCCTAAAGGATATTACGTTTCCGGCTGGATCAAGCTCAATATTCATAAAGCTTTTTTCGACGAGTATTCCTTTTACTTCTGGTTTCCAGCTGACGCTAAAGACGTTTCCGCAAAATCTTTTCTTTATTTCTATAATAGGCTTTCCTGCATCTTCCGGCACTTTTGCCATACCTTCTATTTTTTCCTTTGCTGTCACAATTGCATTCTCTTTGCTCACGTTTTCAGGCATCGCTTTATAAGCCCCAAAGTCTGTTATTCCTATTATATCCCCGTTATTTGCATCAACCTTGAGAGATACTGGCTCTTCTTCCTTCCACCAGACTATTTCCCAGTACAATTTTCCCCAATCTTCGGCTTTTATCAATCCAATTTCGGGGTCAAGCGGAGTATAACCCGTATTTCTTATTATCTGAATTGCTTGGTCTTCAGAAATATTTGTTTCTACTTCTGCTGGATCTAACTCTAAAATAACGTGTCTAGGATTTGGTTCACCTACTGGACCAACTGTTTCTCTTAATGGGATAATTCCAACTACCGTTAAGGATATCACTCCCATCATTATTCCTACCAGAATAATTCCAATTATTTTATTTTTATATTTCATAATATCACCTCTATGGAATAAGGTAA
Encoded proteins:
- a CDS encoding PepSY domain-containing protein, translating into MKYKNKIIGIILVGIMMGVISLTVVGIIPLRETVGPVGEPNPRHVILELDPAEVETNISEDQAIQIIRNTGYTPLDPEIGLIKAEDWGKLYWEIVWWKEEEPVSLKVDANNGDIIGITDFGAYKAMPENVSKENAIVTAKEKIEGMAKVPEDAGKPIIEIKKRFCGNVFSVSWKPEVKGILVEKSFMNIELDPAGNVISFRKVWHEIDIDTKATVTKEEAIKVAKEKALSDNFPQLLRKRVQEAEYIHTELVIKRPTHFLDKSKPLYGEYKLIWSVTFEKDQSLVEIQIDAHSGEYTGIDFTK